In the Piliocolobus tephrosceles isolate RC106 unplaced genomic scaffold, ASM277652v3 unscaffolded_44883, whole genome shotgun sequence genome, GGAACCAGACCTATGGTGGGTCTCCTCAGATACTGCAGAGGACACTGGTATGGCCTTATCTGTGAACATCAACATTAAGCCCAGACCCAAAGCCGATGCAAAGCCATCCATGTCCCATTCATCACAAGGGTCCCATGTCCAACCCAGAAGCCCCTGGCCTCTACAAGGCCAAGATCCCTTGTCCACACACACTACCCAGTCTGACCTGTTTGCTGGCCCGGGCATAGTCAATGCCCACACCAGACACCTGTGTGCCCTTGTACCCTCGAGGACAGGCCTCACAGTggaagccgggcatggtgttgatGCAGCTGGAACCCGGGAAACAGGGGTCAGCGTGAGCACACTGGGGACCAGATGAGAAGGCAGAGGTCAGGCCACCCTCTGGGAAACTCAGGCCCCTGCCTGTGATCCATGAACCATTGCTCCAGGTCTCCCCTTTGTGCAGCTCTCCCCACACAACCGCCCTGTGCTCCTGGTCCCCACCCTGCTTCCCTCGGggttccctctctccctccccatgcGCCTGGTTTCCATCTCAAGCCTCCCCTGCAGTTTCCCCAGCTCCTTCCCTGTGTGGCCTTCAGTCTTTGCCCCAGGCCTTCTGTCTCTCCCATCTTGCATTTCTCTTCTTGCCTCTGACCTCTCCTAAACTCCAAATTCCTCTCCTCTGGACCAGCATTTATCCCACCCTCTTGGGCTTCTCCTGACATCCTCACCCCAGTTTTCTGTACCCTTCTGGGCTCTGCCCTCCCCCACCTCATTGATATCACTGCAGTGGGTGCCGTTGCCCTGCAGGCCGGGGGGGGCAGGGCCCACAGCGGTAGCCTGGGTACTCGTACACTTCCATGCAGTCCACGCCTCGGAAGCAGGGATTGGGGCTGCAGTGGGAACGCTGCTCATGGAAGCCTGAGGGGTGGACACAGTCAGAGCTACCCGGTGGTCACTATTTAAGCCACGAGAAGGGAAAGCCAAAGCCATTGGGTGGGGAACTGTCATCTGGAGCCTCCCCTGCTCTCCCACTCACCGCACACCTGACACTCCATTATGGTGTTTCGGATCAGGGACATTTCCTTCACCTGGAGAAGGATGGGGAGGCGTCAGCATTGACATCTGCCATCCCACCCCAGAATCAGCGCCACCCTTCACCGGCCCACCCAAACCTGGTCTCGTATATCATCCCGCAGCTCCACCAGGATCTGGTTGAAGAGGGTGAGTTGGGTGACCAGCGCCTTGGTCTGCTCCCCTGTCAGGACCCAGGGTGTGTGGGGCTCAGTACTGGAGCACCAGTCCTGGGCCCTCCATGGGCAATAAGCCTGCACATGCCACggctgcccacctctgcctttaAACCTACTACACTCCGGACTGAAGAGGACTTAGTTTCAGGCAGCTGCCAGAGCCTGGGGcctcctcccccatccctgcTTCCGCTTCAGTGTGGCCTACTCACCTagaatggagtgcagtgcatTGGTCactggagaggagaagaaaacatAGTCAGAGGGGTGAGGTGAAGTGAAGAGAGGCCTGGCTggtgaggaggaagaaggaaggtgaGGATAGGGACAGGGCTGGAGCCCCAGAATAAAGATGGGGTGCTGGATACTGGGAGGGTAGAGCTGGCAGACAAGCAGTGCTAGCTTCTTCCACAGGGCAAAAGGCCCTCTAAGGGAGTTGCTTCACAGGAAGTCAAAACCCAAATCCTCCTGGTTCCTAGGCATAGTAATGGCAGAAGGGATGGACCCAAAGCAGGGCCAGGGCCCCAGTACATCCCATtcccttctgtttttttgtttttgtttttttttgagacagagtcttgctctgttgcccaggctagaatgcagtggcgtgatctcagctcaccacaacctccacctcccgggttcaagcgactctcctgcctccacctcccaagtaactggactacaggtacccactaccatgcccagctaattttttgtatttcttagtagatatgaggtttcaccatgtgggccaggctggtcttgaactcctgaccttgagtgatcagcccacctcggccccccaaagtgctgggaatacaggtgtgagccaccacacccagccatcccattcccTTCTTCAAGAGCTCTCCCTCAAATATCTGGGGAGGTTTTATTTAGTTGAGAGCTTCTGAACATCCCTGTCAGAGAGAGCAGGCAGATGGGCAATGCTCAAAGAAATTGCTGGTGACAGCCGCCAGTGGGAACTATAAAAGACTCGAGACCAGCtcgcgcacagtggctcacgcctgtaatcccagcactttgagaggccaaggtgggtggatcacttgagattaggtgttcgagaccagcctggccaatgtggtgaaaccccatctctactaaaaatacaaaaattagctgggtatggtgctgggcgcctgtaatcccagctacttgggaggctgaggcaggagaatcacttgaacccaggaggtggagattgcagtgacccagattgcaccactgcactccagcctgggcacagaacaagactccatctccaaaaaaaaagaaacaaagaaaaatactcGAGACCAGTATCTCTTGGTCAGCCAAGACCAAGCAATTAACTAATTCCTCTCTTGGATCGCTTTTTTTTCTGGGATGGCTGTATTGGAGATTGTGGAGTCAGGTAAAAGATTTGGAATAACAGGGTTAGAAACCCTAAGAACAGGTGAGCCAAAGGAATGGGTTTTAAGGGAGAGAGAGGTCAAGAAGACAGGAGTCACCAAAGGCCACAGGACCCATGGTCCAATGTCAGCAAACAAGTCTCTGTGTTACCTGCACTGTGGATGGACTCGTCCCCTTGGAATGGACACTCACTCAGGGCTCCTACCCGGGCCATGGACCCACCCAGAATAATTTTCATAGATTCCACAAAGCCCTGGGGGGATAGCAGCAGAGTAAGGTGGGAAGGTCTACTAACCCCTTCCCCAACTGGTGCAAACTCTATTTCCACAGAACTCAGAGGTTCCTCCCGGCTCACCTGCATCCTCAAATATGCCTTCTGTCCAGTCCTAATCTCCAGCCCATCGACCTCTGCTGGAGGAATGGGGGCCAGTGCTGGGAGGCCTGCATGTTGGTCACCCAGTTTGCAGTCCACATAGAGATGTAGAGCAGGGCTGGGTCTGGAGGGACCTCGGAGTCGCAGGAGAACTGTGTGTGTGCGACCATCGGCCAGGCCTGCTTGCTGTAGGTTCACGGCGTGGACTTTGCCATCCTCCCGCTGGTATCGCACCAGTACTGCCCAGGAGGGGAGATCAGTATGGGTGCTATCCCCTTCCCCCTGCCTCCCAGCTGAGCCTTGGATCAACTCTGCTGGATACCACATCTTTAGGGCCCCCATCCCTAATTCTACTATGTAGCTGTCAACACCTTGTATGTAATAGGTACAcaataaatgtttctgaaattggtttagaggccaggcacagtgactcacacctgtaatcccagcactttaggaggccaaggtgggcagatcacttgaggtcaggagttcgagaacagcctggtcaacatggtgaaaccctatttctactaaaaatacaatagttagccaggcgtggtggtgggcacctgtagtcccagctactcaggaggctgagatagaatcgcttgaacccaggaggtggaggttgcagtgagctgagattgtaccactgcactccagcctaggtaaaaAAGCGAGACTCTGTTGGAAAAAATAATTGGTTTAGAGACAAATACTTTCTTAGTATTCATTGGTATCAGATGACTCTGTCCTCTCCTATGGTGACAGCTGGTTCTGTGGCCACTGAACTGTTCCAGGGATCTGAAAGACCTTTCTATATCACcgctgaggcacagagacatgcctcaccctccctccAAGCATCCCCAAGTACAACCTCCCATCCCTACAAATATCAGGACTCAAGCCTCACCCTATTGTTTGGTACATGGCCTCTTAAAGCACCTTGTAAGCACCCCATACCAGGCGCCCCTGATGTCTGGGCACAGCCTGATGGGACCTTGGTACCCAGTGGAGGCCAAGGAGAATGAGGAAGCACTTGTGAAGTAGGGATGAGGGAGAATGCTTAAAAGAGGTCACCATTGCAGGAAAGGAGATGCCCACCAGTCACCTTTGTTGATCTTGCCTACAACAGAGGCCTCCAGCCATCGCGTGTTGTCTTGGCGAGAATAGAGGCCAAAGAGGACACCACCCTGCTTGGGGGGCAGGCGGAAGGTGGACAAGAGGTAGATGTCCCCAGCAGTGAGCAGGGCTGTCCGGATCTTCTCCGCCACAGCTACCATCTGCCGAGACTCGCCCACCGTCAGCAGGTCAATGACTGGTCAGGCAGGGGTTATCAAGGTTAGAGAATGGGATCAAATGCTAAGGTATGCTCACCCCTGAGCCCACATCACCCCCTACTCCCATCACCAGGCAGTGTTAGTCACCTCAAAATTCAacccttggctgggcacagtggcttgcacctgtaatcccagcactttgggaggctgaggcgggtggatcgcctaaggtcaggagtttgagaccagcctgaccaacatggtgaaaccccgtctctactaaaaatacaaaaacaacaacaacaacaaaaactagccgggcatggtggcgggcgcctgtaatcccagctactcaggaggctgaggcaggagactcgcttgaacctgggaggcagaggttgcagtgagccgagatcacgccactgcactccagcctaggcaacaagagtgaaactccgtctcaaaaaaacaaaacaaaacaaaacaaaaccccaactCTTGTTGCTCTCAGAAGACAGAGCCGCTGTGCCTTCCTTTCCCCATTATTGCCTATTACCACCTTCTGGGAACCTGCAGGTTTGAGGCGCACTTGGAAACACAGAAACAGCACCCCACACATTTGAGATGCCCCCACCAGGTGGCGCAAAGGAGATGCTGTGCTGATCCCCCTCAGGAGTGGCACCTGGTTCCCACAACGCAGAAACGGGAGGCAGTTTCTCTTTCCACTCCTGGATTTGGCTCGTTCCACACCCTAGTTCCCCTCCTCCCATCCTAGGGGCACAGCACACTCGCTCTGGATAAGAACAGTTGCCCACCGAGGGCTCTGACCCTCCCACCATCTGGGCTATCTCCCACGGGAATGTAGGACCCagctcctctgcctcctgtgtcctGGCCAATCTGTGGTTTTCCCTCCAGCCAGTAAAGAATCTATGCCTGTGTCATCTGCTCCAGCTACCTCTCCCACATCCATTGGCCCATCCCACCACCAGACCTCCGGGAGAGCCCAGGCTTCTTGGTCCCCACCCCCGCCCTGTCCTTGGGCAGCCAGGAGCCCAAAGGGATGAAGCCCAGGGACCTACAGTATGCCCACCTTCAGGCTGCTCTCTCGGACCCTAGGGTGCCTACAGATGCTCAGGAACCACCCCAGCCAGGCAGCCTGGGCATCCAGTTCCTGAGTCCTCTGCCCTGGCCTCATGCCTGACCCTGGCCCGTTCCAACTCCCCCACTACTCTGTGGTGCCCACTCCTGTCCACCAGGCCATAATTTCACCAACCCTAGGCAGTCTAACGTTTTCCTCTGGCTCAATTTCTGgactcttccctctccccttaCCCACATGCTCTCTGCTACTTGGGTTGAGGGAAAATGGGGAAGACGCACAGAGTGATCTAAGAGGATGGAGACAGGCTTACCCTGCAGGTCCTGACTGGCAGATGCGAAAGAGCAAAGGAGGAGAAGAGCCAGGGCCCCCCGAAGTTCCTGCGTCTCCATGCCTTTCAGCCGGCTCACTACCCCTGGCAGGCAGGCAGCTGGGAGGGGAAAAGGCTAGGCGGAGAGAGCAGGAGCCGGGGGGCGGAGGGACAGAGTTGGAGGGGGGGCCAGCAGGCGGGTGAGGGGGGGCTGAAACAAAGAGCTGCCAATCACCCTAGAGGCATCATCAGCTCTGGGAACCAGGGGCACTGGGAAAGAATCCTGGAGGCCTCCCTGCCTTCTACCTCTCCCTAATGATCCTCCCCCAGGTGCCTCCCTCTCCGCAGTCATCACATTGTTGGGGGTCTCCGCACACAGCACTACCGAATGCTGTTTTCTGGAATCCACGATTGTGGGAGGCAAGCACCCCTGGCAGGGGCAGTGCTAGACAGTGGGCATTATTCCACAGCTGGCAGGAAAGGATGCCAAGGGAGTGGCCGAAACTAGCTTGCTATAGTGCCCAGGGATGCCCACATGGCATGAAGTTAGATGTTCTGGCGGAGCAAGTGCTCTTTATTAGGGGGAGGGTCCCCTGGTACGTGCCTGTTTCTCCATTTTCCCTCATTCCTAGGAAAGCTTGGGAGTCTGGAAGCGTCTGACGGGAACTGAAGGGAGAATCTAAAGCAGTGGTGAGGTCGGAGTGAAGAAaccaggaaagaggaaagggacaCCAGGGACAGGCGTAGAAGACCAGGGGGACAGGCGAGGAGCCAAGGACCAGACTGTGGAACACTGTGGGTACTAGCGGATGGGCCGTGACCCGGATGAAGCAGAGGTGCGCCTGAGTTCCCGTTACCTAAGCAACAGCCTGCGAGCcgctcttcccctcccccacccaagCCCCAGCCCGGCCTTGCCTCCGGACGCCGCCACCGCCCCTGTTTTGTTTCCATGGCGACAGGCGGCGCAGGGCCCGCTCCAAACATAACGCGCTGTGGAAAACATGCTGCTCGGGGGACCCCCCCCGCGCAGTCCCCGCTCGGGGACGAGCCCCAAGGGGCCCCGGAGCAGTACAGGCCACGTGCAGTTTGGCAAGAGCCCTCAGACCTGGCCCAGGCGCACAAGACCCCGCTCTCCTGAGCCTACTGCGCCTTCAGGGGCTCCGGGCTTCACTCAGCCGAGGCGCCGTGACTCGCTGAGTCGCGCCGGGCCGCCAGCGCTGTCCCGCTACGTGGGCCACCTCTGGATGGGCCGGCGGCCGCCCTCCCCGGAGGCCCGCGGCCCAGTCCCCCGCAGTTCAGCTGCCAGTCGGACCAGAAGGAGCCTCGCCTCCCCGGGGACCTCCCCGGGCCCCCTGACCGCAACTACCGGAGGGGCGGTGGTAGGGGGCGGGTCcgtgcagggcagggcaggagcaCACAAGGAAGTGTTTCCGGGACAGAGGGCGGGCAAGATGGCGGCGCCCATGGAGCTGTTCTGCTGGTCagggggctgggggctgccctCAGTGGACCTGGACAGCCTTGCCGTGCTGGTGAGGGGTGGCGCTGGCGCACTCTGTTGTGCCCTGATGACTGGGGAGGGGGCCGAACTAGCCGGGCATCCAAACTTTGCCAGGGCTATTCAGCACGGGCGcagtgggggaaactgaggcagtcaAAGAGTGTTCGTGGCCGATATGGGCTCAATGCCCTATGCTGTAGATTTCTAGGCTTAATGCAGCAATGAAAAGAAGCCTGGTTGGGAGTTCAGGTGATGGGTTCTAGTCCTTGCTCAtccactcactggctgtgtgaccttgcgGAGATCCTTTCTCTTTGGGCGTTTTTTCTCCATTCGCAGGTTTACTAGGCAGGACTCTCTCAGGGACCCACTCTAGCTTGGAATTCCTGCCTTCTCCTCAAcccccttttcctcttcctcctcacttAACAGCATTTACTGAGCCTATTGTTTGTTGGACCAAACGACTCACAGCCAGGCTTTGTAGAAAGAGCTTAGCAATCAGACAGACTCGTTTGCTTGATTTATTCATTGACTCCTTGCTTTAAAGAGCATCTATTAGATTTCttccaaatattaaatattgccatgcaaagatgaataaaatatgttcCCTCCGTTTGAGTTTACAGAAAGGCAGATaggtaagcaaataaatataataaaatattcacgTATAAGTAAAATAGGAACAGATCATAGATACTGCCAAAGAGAAAGGCATGGTCAGTGCTTCCAAGAAGAGGGATACTAGTTAGGAAAAGCTTCTGAGGATAGATGTCCACTAAGTAGATGgcaagggaggagaaagaggaaaggatttTCCTGGCTGACCTGTAATCACAGACATGTCTGTAATCTCTCTGAGCCCTGTGTTGCCCATTTGCAAATATAAATGGTAATGACTCCCCCTTTTTTTTCAAGACTAAGATACTAAGTACAGGGAATGGCACAtaaggtattcaataaatgttatttctcttcttGATACTGCTGTGGGGGCCATGGCCCTGCCTTTCTGACTTCTGCTTCCTTCCCTGCAGACCTATGCCAGATTTACTGGTGCTCCACTGAAGGTACACAAGATCAGC is a window encoding:
- the LOC113224467 gene encoding LOW QUALITY PROTEIN: thrombospondin-3-like (The sequence of the model RefSeq protein was modified relative to this genomic sequence to represent the inferred CDS: deleted 1 base in 1 codon), whose product is METQELRGALALLLLCSFASASQDLQVIDLLTVGESRQMVAVAEKIRTALLTAGDIYLLSTFRLPPKQGGVLFGLYSRQDNTRWLEASVVGKINKVLVRYQREDGKVHAVNLQQAGLADGRTHTVLLRLRGPSRPSPALHLYVDCKLGDQHAGLPALAPIPPAEVDGLEIRTGQKAYLRMQGFVESMKIILGGSMARVGALSECPFQGDESIHSAVTNALHSILGEQTKALVTQLTLFNQILVELRDDIRDQVKEMSLIRNTIMECQVCGFHEQRSHCSPNPCFRGVDCMEVYEYPGYRCGPCPPGLQGNGTHCSDINECAHADPCFPGSSCINTMPGFHCEACPRGYKGTQVSGVGIDYARASKQVCNDIDECNDGNNGGCDPNSICTNTVVS